One Candidatus Paceibacterota bacterium genomic region harbors:
- a CDS encoding HIT family protein, whose translation MDCIFCKIIRGEIPCEKVYEDEFVLSFLDINPVMPGHTLVITKEHHANILEVAEGTLERLATRVQKVARGVKDGTLADGIFVSTLSGEAAGQSVFHIHFHIIPRYENDGLVNWPYKPYAPGEREEVAKKIKTALSS comes from the coding sequence ATGGATTGTATCTTCTGTAAAATCATCCGGGGCGAGATACCGTGCGAGAAAGTCTATGAAGATGAGTTCGTTTTATCGTTCTTGGATATCAACCCGGTAATGCCTGGACATACGTTGGTAATTACCAAAGAACATCATGCCAATATTTTGGAAGTAGCCGAAGGCACGCTCGAGCGCCTCGCAACCCGCGTGCAGAAAGTGGCGCGCGGAGTTAAAGACGGCACATTAGCGGACGGCATCTTCGTCTCAACCTTATCCGGCGAAGCCGCCGGCCAAAGCGTCTTCCACATCCACTTCCACATAATCCCCCGTTATGAAAATGACGGCCTGGTAAACTGGCCGTACAAACCGTACGCCCCGGGCGAGAGAGAAGAAGTTGCCAAGAAAATTAAGACTGCTTTGAGTTCTTAA
- the pgk gene encoding phosphoglycerate kinase, which translates to MHNNLPQIGSIPSLEGKRALVVAGMDVPITDGEVTEDFRLNRIKPTIEYLKENKVKIILVGHIGHDGEESTEPIARYFGFLYVDSLDPKIVNEKVDALLPGEGVVLKNIRTDPREEQNDPIFAKELASCADFFVNESFPDAHRSYASVVGVTEYLPSYAGLEFAEEVVQLSGAFEPTHPFLCIFGGAKADTKIPLVHQFAGKADTVFVGGSLANTLFRVKGYETGLSLVDGDLKEAKKILGYKNVLLPADVVVDRDGQSLTKNPDLVQTNENMLDVGLDTIQMLGKEIAKARFVLWNGPLGVYEKGYKEGTESMAKILAESKAGTIVGGGDTIASIKKLGLLDKFTFVSIGGGAMIDFLAKGTLPAIEALKNSKQS; encoded by the coding sequence ATGCATAACAATCTGCCACAAATTGGGAGCATACCGAGCCTGGAGGGCAAAAGAGCCTTGGTTGTCGCCGGCATGGACGTGCCCATAACCGATGGAGAAGTAACAGAAGACTTTCGGCTCAACCGCATTAAGCCGACCATCGAATATCTTAAAGAGAACAAGGTGAAGATAATTCTGGTCGGCCACATCGGGCACGACGGGGAAGAGAGTACAGAACCTATCGCGCGATATTTCGGATTCTTATATGTTGACTCACTTGATCCGAAGATTGTTAACGAAAAAGTTGACGCACTTCTGCCCGGAGAAGGGGTTGTGCTCAAGAATATCCGTACCGATCCGCGCGAGGAGCAGAACGATCCTATCTTTGCAAAAGAACTTGCATCTTGCGCAGATTTTTTTGTTAACGAATCATTTCCGGACGCTCATCGTTCATACGCCTCCGTTGTCGGCGTTACGGAATATTTACCAAGTTATGCCGGGCTTGAATTTGCCGAAGAGGTCGTCCAGCTCTCCGGCGCCTTCGAACCGACGCATCCATTCCTCTGCATCTTCGGCGGGGCCAAGGCAGATACGAAAATTCCTTTAGTGCACCAGTTCGCCGGTAAGGCCGACACGGTGTTCGTCGGCGGTTCGCTTGCCAACACTTTATTTAGAGTAAAAGGCTATGAAACAGGGCTTTCATTGGTCGACGGCGATCTTAAAGAAGCCAAGAAAATTTTGGGATATAAAAATGTTTTGTTGCCGGCAGATGTTGTTGTAGATCGCGATGGACAGTCTTTAACCAAAAATCCGGATTTGGTACAAACGAACGAGAATATGCTCGATGTCGGACTAGACACGATACAAATGCTCGGTAAAGAAATCGCGAAAGCGAGGTTTGTGCTATGGAACGGGCCGTTAGGGGTCTATGAAAAAGGCTATAAAGAAGGCACGGAAAGCATGGCGAAAATCTTGGCGGAGTCAAAGGCGGGAACGATAGTCGGCGGTGGCGACACCATTGCCTCGATAAAAAAGCTCGGCCTCTTAGACAAATTCACCTTCGTCTCAATAGGCGGCGGCGCCATGATAGACTTCTTGGCCAAAGGCACCCTGCCGGCCATCGAAGCCCTTAAGAACTCAAAGCAGTCTTAA
- the tpiA gene encoding triose-phosphate isomerase — protein sequence MEYKKLIIGNWKMNPESLKVAKGIVNSIKKEALTAKNVMTVLCPPDIYLSEINRMFRSDKLKLGAQDAYFEKVGAYTGQISPLMLRGAGASYLIIGHSERRAAGDTDEMINKKVKMALALGFTIILCVGEKQRDEHGFYLSAVQDQLTAGLKGVQKKDSGRIVIAYEPVWAIGKDAARAAEPEEIEQMMLYIRKVLASVLSKTGNKVRTLYGGSVDMKGATALLSISHVDGLLVGRESLNPKNFSEIIRIASNAAHA from the coding sequence ATGGAATATAAAAAATTAATAATAGGGAATTGGAAGATGAATCCCGAGTCGCTTAAGGTGGCTAAGGGGATAGTGAATAGCATAAAGAAAGAGGCTCTGACTGCTAAAAATGTTATGACCGTTCTCTGTCCGCCGGACATATATCTTTCTGAAATTAATAGAATGTTTCGCTCGGACAAGCTCAAGCTTGGTGCGCAGGACGCCTACTTCGAGAAGGTCGGCGCCTATACGGGTCAAATTTCTCCGCTTATGTTACGTGGTGCCGGCGCTTCATATCTCATTATTGGCCATTCGGAACGGCGCGCGGCGGGTGATACCGACGAAATGATTAATAAGAAAGTTAAAATGGCTCTTGCTTTGGGCTTCACTATTATTCTTTGCGTCGGTGAGAAACAGCGTGATGAACATGGCTTTTATCTCTCTGCCGTTCAAGACCAGCTAACGGCTGGGCTTAAGGGTGTACAGAAGAAAGATTCCGGCCGCATCGTCATAGCCTACGAGCCGGTCTGGGCGATAGGCAAAGACGCGGCCCGCGCCGCCGAGCCGGAGGAGATTGAACAGATGATGCTTTATATCCGCAAAGTGCTGGCGAGCGTCTTGAGTAAGACGGGTAATAAAGTGCGCACGCTCTACGGCGGATCTGTCGATATGAAAGGCGCCACCGCACTACTCTCTATTTCTCATGTAGACGGTCTGCTTGTCGGCCGAGAGAGTTTGAACCCCAAGAACTTTTCTGAAATTATTCGTATAGCAAGTAACGCCGCACATGCATAA
- a CDS encoding prepilin-type N-terminal cleavage/methylation domain-containing protein has translation MERLHDNKGFVLTELLVSIAILAILAIAVSSFSRDVFSLNAYNQERLIASDELRRGLKQFTAELRTAEPSDAGDYLFIVASSSAITFFSDVNGDGTHEKVRYYMSGNILKRGIISPTLGSPPTYNLANEKIIELVHTVTNGSAIFSYYPDTYTGNSAPFTQPVPIDQVRLVKVNVSVDPDPNRSPAPIVDGTQVTIRNLKDNL, from the coding sequence ATGGAGAGGCTACATGATAATAAAGGATTTGTGTTGACCGAGCTTCTGGTTTCAATCGCTATTCTTGCAATCTTGGCTATTGCCGTAAGCTCATTCAGCAGGGATGTTTTCTCGTTGAACGCCTACAACCAAGAACGGCTTATCGCATCAGACGAATTGCGTCGCGGACTCAAGCAATTCACGGCAGAGTTGCGAACCGCCGAACCCTCCGATGCCGGCGATTACTTGTTTATAGTCGCATCAAGTTCGGCCATTACTTTTTTCTCCGATGTAAACGGCGATGGTACGCACGAGAAGGTCAGATATTATATGAGCGGCAATATATTAAAGAGGGGGATAATCTCGCCGACACTGGGCTCTCCGCCGACATATAATCTTGCGAACGAGAAAATTATAGAGCTGGTGCACACCGTCACAAACGGCAGTGCAATATTTTCATATTATCCGGACACCTATACCGGTAATAGCGCGCCGTTTACCCAGCCTGTACCGATAGATCAAGTGCGCTTGGTAAAAGTTAACGTGAGCGTCGATCCTGACCCGAACCGTTCACCGGCTCCGATAGTCGACGGTACTCAAGTGACGATTCGTAATTTGAAAGATAATCTATGA
- a CDS encoding prepilin-type N-terminal cleavage/methylation domain-containing protein: MKRGFSLVEIVVGAALLAIVSIAMYQSYASVMIVTRGAGDKLDAIELANEQIEILHNLPYQSVGIIGGIPAGVVTESTTTVRDGNTFRVTTTIRNVDDPSDGIFPTDPAEADYKLAQISVDCSMCKKFTPIALTTTIAPKNLETTTNNGALKITVRDASAQPVQGAQVTIVNTAVSPNLNFFDVTNAQGVLTIYDVKPSSLSYALSTTKDNYSTDKTYKVTSDNPTPTVRDATVSAGQTTGLSFYIDRTASPVFQSVNTSCVPQPNFPFMLRGNKTIGTKSGLPVYKYFVRQNTGATGSITVPNLEWDNYTITSSSTTYDLGGALPIMPIAIAPASTATINLTVYTRQAAALLLDIKDTATKLPVSGATVTLTGNSVNLSKSTGVGVLEQTDWSGGAGQANYTDQTKFYDSDGNISITPAGQISLLKTFSTYAPSGWLTSSSFDLGIVASLYNVKWNPVDVPAGVGANAVRMQIAANTDNTTWNYIGPDGTASTYYTLAQNSIGSELANNRYFRYKVLLQTASSTLTPSVTDVQFQYTTACTPSGEVLFQGLTKYSSPNYYTATISAPGYTTAIANDILVSDDWQQRLVYITHQ, from the coding sequence ATGAAGCGCGGATTTTCACTGGTTGAGATTGTCGTTGGGGCGGCATTGCTTGCTATCGTCTCTATCGCCATGTATCAGTCTTACGCGAGCGTGATGATCGTTACTCGCGGAGCGGGGGACAAGCTTGATGCTATCGAGCTTGCGAACGAGCAGATAGAAATTTTGCACAATCTGCCTTATCAGAGCGTCGGCATTATCGGCGGCATCCCGGCTGGTGTCGTTACGGAGTCGACTACTACCGTTCGCGATGGCAACACCTTTCGGGTGACGACGACCATCCGTAATGTCGATGACCCGTCGGATGGTATCTTTCCGACGGACCCTGCCGAGGCAGATTACAAGCTCGCGCAGATATCAGTCGATTGCAGTATGTGTAAAAAATTTACGCCAATCGCGCTCACAACCACGATAGCACCGAAGAATCTTGAGACCACCACCAACAACGGTGCGTTAAAGATTACTGTCCGCGATGCTTCTGCCCAGCCGGTGCAAGGCGCGCAAGTAACGATCGTCAACACCGCAGTATCACCCAATCTGAATTTCTTCGATGTTACTAACGCGCAGGGGGTGCTTACTATTTATGACGTCAAACCGTCAAGTCTTTCGTACGCGCTAAGCACGACTAAAGATAATTATTCCACAGATAAAACGTATAAAGTGACAAGCGATAATCCGACACCAACCGTGCGCGATGCGACAGTCTCGGCAGGGCAGACTACCGGTCTCTCGTTTTATATAGACCGGACCGCCTCGCCAGTATTCCAGAGTGTTAATACATCTTGCGTTCCACAACCGAACTTCCCATTCATGCTCCGAGGCAATAAAACAATAGGCACCAAGAGTGGTTTGCCGGTTTATAAATACTTTGTTCGACAGAATACCGGTGCGACAGGGAGTATTACTGTCCCGAATCTCGAATGGGACAACTACACGATAACATCATCCAGCACAACATATGATTTGGGCGGCGCTTTGCCGATAATGCCGATAGCTATCGCCCCTGCCTCGACGGCGACGATAAACCTCACAGTTTATACCAGACAAGCGGCGGCGTTGCTCTTGGATATAAAAGACACGGCCACTAAACTTCCTGTTTCCGGCGCGACCGTCACGCTGACGGGGAACAGTGTTAATCTTTCTAAGTCGACTGGCGTTGGAGTATTGGAACAGACAGACTGGTCCGGCGGAGCAGGGCAGGCGAACTATACCGACCAAACTAAATTTTATGACTCTGACGGCAACATATCTATCACGCCAGCTGGGCAAATCAGTCTGCTCAAAACTTTTTCGACCTACGCACCGTCCGGTTGGTTAACATCATCTAGCTTCGACCTTGGCATAGTCGCGTCGCTCTATAATGTAAAATGGAACCCCGTCGATGTGCCGGCAGGTGTCGGGGCGAATGCGGTGCGCATGCAAATTGCCGCCAACACCGACAATACCACCTGGAACTATATCGGCCCGGACGGTACTGCAAGCACGTATTACACGCTGGCACAAAATTCCATCGGCAGTGAGCTCGCGAACAATCGCTACTTCAGGTATAAAGTACTCTTACAAACCGCGTCGTCTACTTTGACGCCGTCCGTAACAGACGTGCAATTTCAGTACACCACTGCCTGCACGCCGTCGGGGGAAGTGTTGTTCCAAGGTCTGACCAAATATAGCTCTCCTAATTATTACACCGCCACCATTAGTGCTCCGGGCTATACAACGGCCATAGCAAATGACATATTAGTAAGTGATGACTGGCAGCAGCGCCTGGTTTATATTACGCATCAATAA
- a CDS encoding type II secretion system F family protein, translating into MKFKYTAKNASGASATGVREARDKFELAHELRKEGLSIVSATAETKAFADYFKGLNEMVVSVPLKHKITFANNLSSMLTAGLSLSRALKILDRQTSNQKLKKVAKEITAEIDAGGSLSDALAKESKIFPPVFSAMVKAGEQSGNLPSSLKMLAEQMTKTYTIQRKVKGAMIYPAVIIGIMIIISVLMMIFVVPTLTKTFTSMHVALPWQTQLIIGTSSFLVNHYFIALFVLIATVALLTWFFKTVFGKRAVTFISLHAPVIGNIIKQSNAAQTARTLSSLISSGVDMVQALETTKGVMQNDLYKQVLDEAVSAVQKGKPLSAVFQANEKLYPILVGEMIEVGEETGDLAGMLMKTAVFYEEEVDSATKDMSTIIEPLMMLLIGGAVGFFAISIIQPIYSIGNSIS; encoded by the coding sequence ATGAAGTTCAAGTACACTGCGAAAAATGCTAGTGGCGCGAGTGCGACTGGCGTCCGCGAGGCGCGGGATAAGTTCGAGCTGGCGCACGAGTTGCGTAAGGAGGGACTTTCTATCGTCTCGGCGACTGCCGAGACCAAGGCTTTTGCCGACTATTTCAAAGGCTTGAACGAGATGGTTGTCTCGGTGCCTCTTAAGCACAAGATCACCTTCGCCAACAACTTAAGCTCGATGCTCACGGCCGGCTTATCGCTTTCGCGCGCGCTTAAAATTCTGGATCGTCAGACAAGCAATCAAAAATTAAAGAAAGTGGCCAAAGAGATTACTGCCGAGATAGACGCCGGCGGGAGCTTGAGTGATGCGTTGGCGAAGGAGAGCAAGATATTCCCGCCGGTTTTCTCGGCGATGGTTAAAGCGGGGGAGCAGTCGGGTAATCTCCCAAGCTCTCTTAAGATGCTCGCCGAACAGATGACGAAGACTTACACCATCCAGCGCAAGGTCAAGGGGGCGATGATATACCCCGCAGTCATTATCGGTATAATGATTATTATCAGTGTCCTGATGATGATATTCGTCGTGCCGACATTGACCAAGACGTTCACCTCGATGCATGTGGCCCTGCCGTGGCAGACCCAGCTCATTATCGGGACGAGCTCTTTTCTGGTCAATCATTATTTTATCGCGCTATTCGTGCTTATCGCCACTGTCGCACTGCTTACTTGGTTCTTTAAGACGGTGTTTGGTAAGCGTGCAGTTACCTTTATATCCCTGCATGCGCCGGTTATTGGTAATATAATAAAACAATCCAACGCCGCACAGACCGCACGCACGCTCTCGTCGCTTATCTCCTCCGGTGTGGATATGGTGCAAGCCTTGGAGACAACCAAGGGCGTAATGCAGAACGACTTATATAAGCAAGTTTTGGATGAAGCTGTCAGCGCTGTTCAAAAAGGCAAGCCGCTTTCTGCCGTCTTCCAAGCCAACGAGAAGCTCTACCCGATACTTGTGGGTGAGATGATAGAAGTGGGAGAGGAGACAGGAGACTTGGCCGGAATGCTGATGAAGACCGCAGTTTTTTATGAAGAGGAGGTAGACTCAGCGACCAAAGATATGTCGACGATCATCGAGCCTCTCATGATGCTCCTTATCGGAGGTGCCGTCGGATTTTTCGCCATTTCTATCATTCAACCCATCTATTCTATTGGTAACTCGATAAGCTAG
- a CDS encoding ATP-binding protein yields the protein MFIKRTIKAQIEHWLEQGKIAILYGPRQVGKTTLAKEILKDRKGKYINCENLETRQALESQNAAQLRAYLGEGTFFVLDEAQRVENIGLALKLLKDTFPELQLLATGSSSFDLANKISEPLTGRSVEFHLYPFSYGEIAAMKEPWEMANVLDSMLRYGSYPELTQRGWHDAELFLQNISSNYLFRDVLEFEQVKKPKLLTNLLQLLALQVGNEVSLNELATKLETGRVTISRYLDLLEKSFVIFTLYPLSRNPRNEIGKKNKIYFYDLGMRNAIISRFNQLPVRDDIGALWENFCIVERMKSLGNSMMYRNHFFWRDRRSGEVDYVEEYDGAIHGYEFKWGEKHARPPKNFIETYQGSYITVNKENFSDFISG from the coding sequence ATGTTCATAAAACGTACTATTAAGGCCCAAATTGAACATTGGCTAGAGCAGGGTAAAATAGCGATACTTTATGGCCCTCGTCAGGTTGGCAAAACCACGCTGGCAAAAGAGATTCTGAAAGACCGCAAGGGGAAGTATATTAATTGCGAGAATCTGGAAACGCGTCAAGCGCTTGAATCACAGAATGCTGCGCAATTGCGGGCATACCTTGGGGAGGGCACATTTTTTGTTCTCGATGAAGCTCAAAGAGTAGAAAACATTGGTTTAGCACTGAAGTTGCTCAAAGATACATTTCCTGAACTACAACTACTGGCTACAGGGTCGTCATCATTTGATTTGGCAAATAAGATTAGCGAACCGCTAACAGGCAGATCGGTTGAATTCCATCTCTATCCATTTTCGTATGGGGAAATTGCGGCAATGAAGGAGCCATGGGAGATGGCAAACGTCTTGGACTCAATGTTGCGTTATGGAAGTTATCCCGAGCTCACTCAGCGCGGGTGGCATGACGCAGAACTATTTCTGCAAAATATATCCTCCAACTACCTTTTCCGAGATGTACTCGAATTTGAACAAGTAAAAAAACCAAAGCTACTCACAAATCTATTGCAATTATTAGCGCTGCAAGTGGGGAACGAAGTTTCATTGAATGAATTAGCGACGAAACTTGAAACAGGCAGAGTCACTATTTCTCGATATCTTGATTTGCTCGAGAAGTCTTTTGTTATTTTCACGCTCTATCCTCTATCACGGAATCCAAGAAATGAAATCGGCAAAAAAAACAAGATATACTTCTACGATCTTGGAATGCGTAACGCTATTATTAGTCGTTTCAATCAGCTTCCGGTAAGAGATGATATTGGGGCACTTTGGGAGAACTTTTGCATCGTTGAAAGAATGAAGTCCCTGGGAAACTCCATGATGTATCGAAATCATTTCTTTTGGAGAGACCGCCGTAGTGGGGAAGTTGATTATGTTGAAGAGTATGATGGAGCAATCCATGGTTATGAATTCAAATGGGGAGAGAAGCACGCCCGTCCACCAAAGAACTTTATCGAGACATACCAAGGTAGCTATATAACTGTGAATAAAGAAAACTTTTCTGATTTTATCTCTGGCTAA
- a CDS encoding collagen-like protein codes for MTKALKIFPIILIFFNSLIPSALAWTGPTQTPPGADKDAPISSGASDQTKQGGLRVGTDSGVPVGLSVDNGLSTIGLPSVYAPRDAAADLQINQNLKLDVFGDILANKICLGSASTCFSTVGAGSVGGSGTQNKLAKWDALSTSLTDSAVSEDGSVVMLGPVAGLYSDNTTGNVSIGTSNNGGKKFLVSGDSWFTGNTMLAGNATTTGSFEVKGTASTSRMCLGTDCRTAWPYASVAVDGTTIVGNGVLVPYYVGALPASKITTGTMATARLGSGTANNTTFLRGDSTWATPTTQWTTSGNNITNNNSGIVEIAGQIKIDGGTPGNNKVLTSNGAGLATWQTPASSGVTSITAGTGLSGGTITTTGTIGIANSGVGTAQIADGSVTIAKLAGVKNAGTFLGYDGSWSAPVATVFANSPITGNGSSVATALSLADSGVTTAKIAPNAVTVAKLPAGATAATFLRGDGTWASGPTGPQGATGPAGSTGPTGATGPTGPAGSSPFVSISGGAYYLDNIGIGTTPSTAKLDVYGWSRIRKGASTAAGLYFNNNTTDQAYIGMLGTTQVGLTDTSGNYGFRLDTNTGNAAVSAPFSTHKLNVGGSINGTGLCINADCRTSWASVVSETDPKVGSLTTNFLSKWGTSALTNSIIFDNGSGVGIGTQTPNAKFEVAYGEVRLPAGKDSTAGLTSFNYLGNGINYLRGTTVIADTGGNVGIGTASPGAKLDVSGAINSSSNITATGNVSAAGNTFMGTHPSYPSSYSAWWRSGVDYSMLTDGTNTYVNAPSATGNIIFRSANASGAGKSFATMQGSTGNVGIGTITPGAKLEVAGQVKITGGTPGAGKVLTSDAAGLATWQTPAGGGGGGTVTGSGSAGYISKFSSASAIANSNIYDDGTNIGIGTPGPVAKLDVRGGNSYGVYAMSNVSGVFGVGIGTGNGVMGQGGGSGGYDFYGNGQSYFGGNVGIGTQTLSNAKLEVSSSGTVGIRVLNTGSYGVISNGATYGIYAKATGVGGYGGYFSSDQGPALVTSTGNVGIGTNSPTTAKLVISGTGAAQGIDLSSADQYANMRVLQNTNSAIDKDMYIGYNSGAGSKLHLYSNNTETITTYQGNVGIGNTTPSYKLEVNGIMRVSGASYLNGSVTVLGGIVANTDIGTAGKISSRSTVSGDTGSTVTTKDYVDSNAAPVGSWCGSALISSTGAPLSGGSRACKTVVNIYNSGCPAGYTRVGFPFGSGGSGSAGTLYTCMKD; via the coding sequence ATGACTAAAGCCCTAAAAATTTTCCCAATAATTCTTATATTCTTTAATTCTCTAATTCCGTCCGCGCTCGCTTGGACTGGCCCTACTCAAACTCCGCCGGGCGCGGATAAAGACGCACCTATTTCTAGCGGCGCGTCAGATCAGACCAAGCAGGGCGGACTCCGCGTGGGAACAGACTCCGGTGTTCCTGTCGGCTTGTCGGTTGACAACGGACTTTCTACTATAGGCCTGCCGAGTGTATACGCACCCCGCGATGCGGCTGCCGATCTACAGATAAATCAGAATCTCAAGCTTGATGTCTTCGGAGATATTCTCGCAAACAAGATCTGTTTGGGTTCTGCCAGTACGTGTTTCTCAACCGTTGGCGCCGGCTCGGTCGGCGGGTCTGGGACGCAGAATAAATTAGCCAAATGGGACGCACTAAGCACAAGCCTGACAGACAGTGCGGTGAGTGAAGATGGGTCAGTGGTCATGCTCGGACCTGTTGCCGGCTTGTACTCTGACAATACTACCGGCAATGTGAGTATCGGCACCAGTAATAACGGCGGTAAAAAGTTCCTGGTCTCCGGTGACTCGTGGTTTACGGGCAATACAATGCTAGCCGGTAATGCCACAACGACCGGCAGCTTCGAAGTTAAAGGTACGGCATCTACATCGAGAATGTGCCTCGGTACCGACTGTCGCACTGCTTGGCCATACGCAAGTGTCGCTGTCGACGGAACTACAATAGTCGGAAACGGTGTTCTCGTCCCATATTATGTCGGTGCACTGCCCGCCAGCAAGATTACAACAGGTACTATGGCCACTGCCCGCCTAGGCAGTGGCACAGCAAACAACACAACTTTTCTCCGAGGTGATAGTACTTGGGCAACTCCAACAACTCAATGGACGACATCGGGGAATAATATCACGAATAACAATAGCGGAATTGTTGAAATTGCCGGACAGATTAAAATTGACGGCGGTACTCCGGGGAATAATAAGGTGCTTACATCCAACGGCGCAGGACTTGCGACTTGGCAGACGCCGGCTTCAAGCGGAGTGACAAGTATAACCGCCGGCACAGGATTATCGGGCGGAACTATTACAACAACCGGTACAATCGGAATCGCAAACAGCGGAGTGGGAACTGCGCAAATAGCAGACGGTAGCGTTACTATCGCAAAGCTGGCCGGCGTAAAGAATGCAGGAACATTTCTCGGTTATGACGGTAGCTGGTCAGCACCAGTTGCGACTGTGTTTGCTAACTCACCAATCACAGGAAACGGGTCTTCTGTGGCGACAGCGCTCTCTCTCGCAGATAGTGGCGTGACTACTGCTAAGATCGCTCCAAACGCCGTAACTGTCGCCAAACTTCCCGCAGGTGCTACGGCGGCGACCTTCCTTCGCGGAGACGGTACATGGGCATCCGGGCCGACCGGTCCCCAAGGTGCCACCGGTCCTGCAGGGTCAACCGGGCCGACTGGTGCGACAGGCCCAACAGGGCCTGCTGGTTCATCACCATTCGTATCAATTAGCGGCGGAGCTTATTATCTCGACAATATTGGCATCGGCACAACTCCCTCTACGGCGAAGCTTGATGTTTATGGTTGGTCGCGTATACGCAAAGGAGCCAGTACTGCGGCCGGGCTTTACTTCAATAACAACACTACAGATCAAGCATATATAGGTATGCTCGGTACTACACAAGTAGGGTTGACCGACACAAGCGGGAATTATGGATTTAGGTTAGATACGAACACTGGCAATGCGGCAGTATCCGCACCCTTCTCAACCCATAAACTTAATGTTGGCGGTTCGATAAACGGCACCGGTTTATGTATAAATGCTGATTGTAGGACATCATGGGCCAGTGTCGTGTCAGAAACTGATCCGAAAGTCGGATCTCTCACGACCAACTTCTTGTCGAAATGGGGCACAAGCGCACTCACCAATTCTATAATATTTGACAACGGAAGCGGTGTTGGTATAGGCACACAGACACCAAACGCAAAGTTTGAAGTTGCTTATGGCGAGGTCAGACTACCGGCTGGTAAAGATTCCACGGCAGGTTTAACATCTTTCAATTATCTCGGCAACGGTATTAATTATCTGCGCGGCACTACGGTGATAGCAGATACGGGAGGAAATGTCGGTATCGGCACCGCTTCACCGGGCGCAAAACTCGATGTCTCCGGTGCAATCAATTCAAGTAGTAACATTACGGCTACGGGTAATGTTAGTGCAGCCGGCAACACTTTTATGGGTACGCATCCATCATATCCGAGCTCCTACTCTGCATGGTGGAGAAGCGGTGTAGACTATTCGATGCTTACAGATGGGACAAACACTTATGTGAACGCACCGAGCGCAACCGGCAACATCATTTTCCGTTCGGCTAACGCTTCTGGTGCAGGTAAAAGTTTTGCGACAATGCAAGGCTCGACCGGAAATGTCGGTATAGGCACAATTACACCTGGTGCGAAGCTTGAGGTTGCAGGACAAGTCAAGATTACTGGTGGCACCCCGGGCGCGGGCAAAGTTTTGACTTCCGATGCGGCGGGTCTTGCCACATGGCAGACGCCGGCAGGTGGCGGTGGAGGAGGAACTGTAACAGGAAGCGGTTCTGCTGGATACATTTCCAAATTCAGCTCTGCCAGCGCTATTGCTAATTCTAACATCTATGACGATGGTACAAATATTGGAATTGGGACACCCGGACCAGTTGCGAAGCTTGATGTAAGGGGTGGTAACAGCTACGGTGTGTATGCGATGAGTAATGTAAGCGGGGTATTTGGAGTAGGTATCGGTACGGGCAACGGTGTTATGGGGCAAGGTGGGGGTAGCGGCGGGTACGATTTCTACGGCAATGGTCAATCATATTTTGGTGGCAATGTCGGTATTGGCACACAAACACTTTCTAATGCCAAGCTAGAAGTATCCAGCAGTGGCACCGTTGGAATTCGAGTTCTAAATACCGGTTCCTACGGTGTTATCAGTAATGGAGCTACATATGGAATTTACGCCAAAGCGACTGGGGTAGGTGGTTACGGAGGGTATTTCTCCTCCGACCAAGGACCAGCTCTCGTGACAAGTACGGGGAATGTAGGCATTGGTACAAACTCACCAACTACAGCTAAGCTTGTTATAAGCGGTACTGGTGCGGCGCAAGGAATCGATCTTTCCTCGGCCGATCAATATGCCAACATGCGCGTACTGCAAAATACGAACAGCGCTATCGATAAAGACATGTACATCGGTTATAATTCAGGAGCTGGCAGTAAATTGCATCTCTATTCTAATAACACAGAAACGATTACGACGTATCAGGGGAATGTCGGTATCGGGAACACAACACCGTCTTACAAGCTTGAAGTTAACGGAATAATGAGAGTAAGCGGAGCATCTTATCTTAACGGTAGCGTGACTGTTTTGGGCGGTATTGTTGCTAATACTGACATTGGCACCGCGGGGAAGATTTCATCTCGAAGCACGGTTTCTGGTGACACCGGCTCCACAGTCACAACCAAGGATTATGTCGACAGTAATGCTGCCCCAGTTGGATCTTGGTGTGGCTCGGCATTGATAAGTAGTACTGGAGCTCCGTTGTCTGGAGGTTCGCGGGCATGCAAGACTGTCGTAAATATTTATAATAGTGGTTGTCCTGCTGGCTACACGCGCGTCGGGTTTCCATTCGGAAGTGGTGGTTCAGGTTCTGCGGGTACTCTTTATACCTGTATGAAAGATTAG